The Timaviella obliquedivisa GSE-PSE-MK23-08B genome window below encodes:
- a CDS encoding protein phosphatase 2C domain-containing protein has protein sequence MKSLFTGLSDPGLVRTVNQDDYHLDDPGGRFFIVADGMGGHAGGQEASRIATQEIQNYLRCNWQSSESSESLLENAFLKANQAILQDQVNHPERADMGTTAVAVILRDEQPFCAHIGDSRLYRLRGAKLNQITEDHTWVARAMKLGDINADQARVHPWRHVLSKCLGREDLRQIDVQPFDLQISDRLLLCSDGLTEELPDHLIASHLKTIRAGDRAAAALVDAAKENGGRDNITVVIVAFEDEADLTQEN, from the coding sequence ATGAAAAGCCTTTTCACAGGTTTGAGCGATCCAGGACTTGTCCGTACAGTTAACCAAGATGATTACCATCTAGATGACCCTGGGGGTCGCTTCTTTATTGTTGCCGATGGCATGGGCGGACATGCAGGAGGGCAGGAAGCCAGCCGAATTGCGACTCAAGAAATTCAGAACTACTTGAGATGCAATTGGCAGTCTTCTGAGTCTTCTGAGTCGTTACTGGAGAACGCTTTTTTAAAAGCAAATCAAGCAATTTTACAAGATCAGGTAAATCATCCTGAGCGAGCAGATATGGGGACTACAGCAGTGGCGGTCATTCTGAGGGATGAGCAGCCTTTCTGCGCTCATATTGGTGATTCTCGGTTGTATAGGCTCCGAGGGGCGAAGCTTAACCAAATTACCGAAGATCACACTTGGGTGGCACGGGCGATGAAATTGGGAGATATCAATGCTGATCAGGCGCGAGTGCACCCTTGGCGGCATGTCTTATCGAAGTGTCTGGGGCGGGAAGATCTGCGTCAAATAGACGTGCAGCCTTTTGACTTACAGATAAGCGATCGCCTGCTTCTTTGTAGCGATGGCTTAACTGAAGAGTTGCCCGATCACTTGATTGCTAGCCATCTCAAGACGATTCGGGCTGGCGATCGAGCGGCAGCCGCCTTAGTAGATGCTGCCAAAGAAAACGGCGGGAGAGATAATATTACAGTGGTGATTGTGGCATTTGAGGATGAGGCCGACCTAACTCAAGAAAATTGA
- a CDS encoding YdcF family protein produces the protein MRSQSSISLLRRSRTRSRIRPVRFLLKWTLMIFLLGVAYQWLAGVFLQPQAILVLGGASEREFFAAEFAKEHPNLPIWVSSGSNPEYSEWVFSEAGIPADRLHLDYQAVDTVTNFTTLVREFKSQEINSIYLITSDYHMRRASVIGEIVLGSQGIDFKPVVVASKQSPESLNKAIRDGARAVLWVTTGQTGDNLAHLLNKEPN, from the coding sequence ATGCGATCGCAATCCTCAATTTCTCTTCTTAGACGTTCTCGAACTCGCTCTAGAATTCGCCCTGTGCGTTTCTTGCTCAAGTGGACTTTAATGATATTTCTGCTGGGCGTTGCCTACCAATGGCTAGCTGGCGTTTTTCTACAGCCTCAAGCAATCTTAGTATTGGGTGGAGCATCGGAACGAGAATTCTTTGCCGCAGAATTTGCCAAAGAGCATCCTAACTTGCCGATTTGGGTTTCTTCAGGCAGTAACCCTGAGTACTCTGAATGGGTGTTCTCGGAAGCAGGTATTCCTGCCGATCGCCTGCATTTAGATTATCAAGCCGTTGATACGGTCACGAATTTCACGACTTTAGTTCGGGAATTTAAGTCCCAAGAAATTAACAGTATTTATCTCATTACCTCTGATTACCATATGCGGCGGGCATCGGTGATTGGTGAAATTGTGTTGGGGAGTCAAGGGATTGATTTCAAGCCTGTGGTAGTAGCCTCAAAGCAATCGCCTGAATCTCTTAACAAAGCGATTCGAGACGGGGCTAGGGCAGTCCTCTGGGTCACAACTGGGCAAACAGGAGATAATTTGGCTCATTTGCTAAACAAGGAGCCAAACTGA